The genomic interval ATGGCGACGACCGCGACCAGCGCGCGGCCGTGGATCGAGGCGCGCGGCACGATCGGCGACATGTTGCGCGCCTTCGCCGGCACCTGCGGACGTTCCTGTCCGAGGTCGACGAAAACGCCGCGTTCGTCGGTCCTATTCATAGACGTGCAGACGTCCCTGGTGCAGCACGAAGCGACGCGCCTCGTACTGGTCCATCAGTGCGATGTCGTGGGTCGCGATGATGACGGCAGTGCCTGACTTGTTGAGCTCGATGAACAGCCGCAGCAACCGCCGCCCGAGCGTCGGATCGACGCTGCCGGTCGGCTCGTCCGCGAGCAGGAGCTGCGGCCGCGAGATCACCGCGCGCGCGATCGCGGCGCGCTGCTTCTCGCCGCCCGAGAGAATTGGCGGCAGCGCGTCCATGCGCTCGCCGAGCCCCACCCATTTCAGGAGATCGATGACCTCCTTGCGGTAGCTCGATTCACTGCGGCCCATGACGCGGAACGGCAGCGCCACGTTCTCATAGGTCGTCATGTGGTCGAGCAGGCGGAAATCCTGGAGCACGATGCCGATGCGCTTGCGCAGATCCGCGATCTCGTCCTTGCCGAGCAGCGAGACGTCATGGCCGAACAGATTGACGAGGCCGCGCGTCGGCCGATGCGACAGGAACAGAAGCCGCAAGAGCGACGTCTTGCCGGCGCCGGAAGGGCCGGTGAGGAACTGAAAGGAATGCGCCGGGATCTGGAAGCTCAGGTCGCGCAGAATCTCCGGCCCCAAACCGTAACGCAATCCGACATTTTCGAACCGAACCAAGTTCAGCTCCGTTCGATAGGGGGCAGCGGGCCGCGCGCCGCGGCGGTCCGCCACACGCAACAGCGTTGTGCGACCGTTATGGTTTCCGATTCGTTAACGGTCGCCTTGTAGCATCCAACGTGCCCGGTTTTGCGCGCCTGTCTTGCGTGCTTGTCTTGCAACCTGGGTCATCGCCCGAGGCTCGTCCATGCACATCGTCTGCCCCCATTGTACGACATCCTACGCCATCAAGCTCTCCAGCCTGGGGGCCAATGGCCGGACCGTGCGCTGCTCCCGCTGCAAGGAGACCTGGGTGGCGCGGCCCGAGGACGCCGTCGAGGAGGTGCAGGCAGCCCAGGCTCAGTCTCAAGCGCAGGCTCAGTCCCAAGCCATGGCGGCCGCGAGCGAGGCCGACGACCAGTCCGACCTCGCCGCGCAGTGGGATAGCTACGCCAAGGACGACGGCGCCGGCGACACCCCTGTAGTCGAGAGCCCGTCGATTGCCAGCGACTGGCCGGAGGAGGCCAAATCCGCCGAGGACGACTGGTCCGAGGTGGCCCGGATGGAAGACGAGGCCGGCCAGTCGGCCCACCAGTCCTGGTTCCAAAAACTGTTCCGCCGGCAGGCGCGGCGGTCCCGCCCCGTCTCCGCCGCCCCGCAAAAATCCTCGATCGGCCTGCCGACCGCCTGCGCCGCCATGGGCGCGCTGATCGTAGCGCTGGTGGTCTGGCGCGCCGACATGGTGCGGCTGCTGCCGCAGACAGCCGGCTTCTACAAGATGGTCGGGTTCAACGTGAACCTGCGGGGGCTGGCTTTTAGGGACGTCAAAGTCACCTCCGAAAGCGTCGACGGCAAGCAGGTGCTCGTGATCGAGGGCGCGATCGTCGGCGAAACCAGGAAGGCGGTCGACATTCCCCGCCTGCGTTTCTCGGTGCGCGACGCGCAAGGCGCGGAGATCTACGCCTGGAACGCGGTGCTGGAGCAGACCGTGCTGCATCCGGGCGAGCGCGCCTTGTTCAAGTCGCGTCTGGCCTCGCCGCCCCCGGAAGGCCGCAATATCGATATTCGCTTCTTCAACCGGCGCGACTTGGCCGGCGGCAGCGCGTAGCGCGTCAAAACAAGGTTCTGCAGGAACAGACCCATGTCAAAAGTGCTGATCGCCGACGACGAGGATTCGATGCGCCAGCTCGTGGCGCGCGCGATCGCGATGGACGGCCATCAGACCGTGACCGCGCAGGACGGCGCCGAGGCGCTGGAGATCCTGACCCGCGAGGACGGCAAGTTCGATCTGCTGCTCACCGACATCCAGATGCCGGTCATGGACGGCATCGCCCTCGCCCTCTCCGCCGCGCGCGATTTTCCCAACCTCACCATCTTGCTGATGACGGGGTTTGCCGACCAGCGCGAGCGCGCCTCGAACCTGAACGCGCTGGTGCATGACGTCGTGACCAAGCCGTTTTCGGTGGCGGATATCCGCACCGCGGTGGCGGATGCGCTGGCGGCGAAGAAGGGGTAGCGACCAGCCACACCTTCGGTGTCGTGGGGAATGTCACGCGCTTCCGCACACACGGTGTCGTCCTGGCGAAAGCCAGGACCCATTACCCCAGGGAGTGATTTGACGAAGACTCGTAGCCCGAGTGCGCTCAACAACTGCGCCTTGGGGTAATGGGCCCTGGATCAGCGCTCGCTCTGCTCGCTTGTCCAGGACGACGGTAGCTCAAAAATCCTTCAGCAGCCGCTCGAGATAATCGAGCTCGATCTGCGGACGCGAGGGGTCGCCTAGGCGGCGGCGGAGTTCTTCGAGGATTCTGCGCACACGCTGCACGTCGATCTCGCCGGGGATTTTGACGGTGTAATCGTCGCCGAATTCACGGCCGTGCAAGGGACGACCGAGCGGATCGGTCTGGTTGCCGCCGCTCTGCTGACGGCCGGCGCGCTGGCCGGGGCCGTCGCCCTGGCCGTCGCCGTCGCCCTGCTGCATGGCCTCGGCCATCTTCTGCGCGCCCTTGCGCATCGCATCGAGCGCCTTGCCCTGCGAGTCCACGGCACCGTCGGCATTGCCCTCACCGAGCTTGGAGCCGGCATCGCCCATGGCGCTGTCGGCGGTATCGAGGCCGCCGTCGTCATCGTCGCCCTGGTCGCCATCCTGGTCGCCGCCACCTTGCTGACCCTGCTGGCCCTTCTGACCCTGTTCGCCCTGCTGGCCTTTTTGGCCCTTCTGACCCTTTTGGCCGTTCTGCGCGAGGCCGCGCTTGGCGAGCTCGTCCTGGAGCTTCTTCAGCCGGTCGCGCAGGCCCTGCTGGTCCTGCTGCAGGTCGGACATCGACTGGTCGCCCTGCCCCTGCTGCTTGCCGCGCATGCGGTCGCGGCGCGAGTCCTGGCCCTGCTTGAAGGTCTTGTCGCGCAATTGCTGCTGCTTGCGGATCATGTCGCCGAGCTCGTTGAGCGCCTGCTCCATGTCGCTCTCGCCAGACTGTCCCGGCTGCGCCATCTGCAGGCCCTCCAGCATCTGCTGGAGCTGGTCGAGCAACTGCTTGGCGGCATCCTTGTCGCCGGAGCGCGACAGGCGCTCCATGCGGTCGATCATGTTCTGCAGATCCTGCTGGCGCAGGATTTTCGTGTTGGGATCAAGAGGACGGGCGAGCTGCTGCGGATTGTTGCGCTGCTGCTCGGCGAGCTGGCGCATGAAGTTTTCCATCGCCTGGCGCAGATCCTGCGTGAGCTTCTTGATCTCCTCGTCGCTCGCGTTGCGATCGAGCGCCTGCTTGAGCGCGTCCTGCGCCGCGCGCAGCGCCTTGTCGACGTCGCTGATGTTGCCGTCCTCGATCGTCACCGCGAGCGCCCACAGGCTCGCGACGACCTCGCGCAAGGCATCGTCGGTGCGCGCGGCCTCGAGCTGTCGCGACACGCTGTGCAGGCCGAGATAATGCCCGGTCTCGGGCGTGAACAGCTCGGGCGCGATCATCAGCGCATCGAGCGCGGTATAGACGTCGGAATTCTTGTTGGCGTCGAGCGCGAGGATGCGGCGCTGCTCGATCAGAGCGCGCGCGAGCGGCTTGGTGAACAGGCGCTCGGGCAGGCGCATGTTGAAGGGCTCGCTCTTGGCCTCATTGCCGGCCTCGTCCTTGGCCGTGAGGGTGAGCGTGACGTCGGCGCCGGCATAGGGATCTTCGCTGAGATCCTTCACCGTCTGGCCGACGCCGTTGCGGGTGCGCGCATTCGGCAGCGT from Bradyrhizobium arachidis carries:
- a CDS encoding TIGR02302 family protein; this translates as MNGVTPEPSDPIRSSDALSRLKLTQALKRATYAIAWERAWPHLARFLTVVGLFLVVSWAGLWLALPFVARAIGLVLFAVLAAASLFPLIRFRWPSRDQGLSRLDRGSGISHRPATTLTDTLTSQDPVAQALWQAQRERTLASLKRIRAGLPHPRLALTDPWALRALVMVMLVATFFAAGDERAMRTGAAFDWNGVLAPTNIRVDAWVTPPLYTAKPPIILSAANKDAATLPASGPLAVPAGSTLIIRSSGGNLDVATSGSIKEVALSEQAPKGTNEKHFAIQGDGTAHVRAPSGQPQWRFSALPDRPPTIALAKDPERQARGALQLSYKIEDDYGVTGADAQFAVRPAEAAKGTDKGADKGAEESKYAARPLFQPPQFPLTLPNARTRNGVGQTVKDLSEDPYAGADVTLTLTAKDEAGNEAKSEPFNMRLPERLFTKPLARALIEQRRILALDANKNSDVYTALDALMIAPELFTPETGHYLGLHSVSRQLEAARTDDALREVVASLWALAVTIEDGNISDVDKALRAAQDALKQALDRNASDEEIKKLTQDLRQAMENFMRQLAEQQRNNPQQLARPLDPNTKILRQQDLQNMIDRMERLSRSGDKDAAKQLLDQLQQMLEGLQMAQPGQSGESDMEQALNELGDMIRKQQQLRDKTFKQGQDSRRDRMRGKQQGQGDQSMSDLQQDQQGLRDRLKKLQDELAKRGLAQNGQKGQKGQKGQQGEQGQKGQQGQQGGGDQDGDQGDDDDGGLDTADSAMGDAGSKLGEGNADGAVDSQGKALDAMRKGAQKMAEAMQQGDGDGQGDGPGQRAGRQQSGGNQTDPLGRPLHGREFGDDYTVKIPGEIDVQRVRRILEELRRRLGDPSRPQIELDYLERLLKDF
- a CDS encoding response regulator, yielding MSKVLIADDEDSMRQLVARAIAMDGHQTVTAQDGAEALEILTREDGKFDLLLTDIQMPVMDGIALALSAARDFPNLTILLMTGFADQRERASNLNALVHDVVTKPFSVADIRTAVADALAAKKG
- a CDS encoding MJ0042-type zinc finger domain-containing protein encodes the protein MHIVCPHCTTSYAIKLSSLGANGRTVRCSRCKETWVARPEDAVEEVQAAQAQSQAQAQSQAMAAASEADDQSDLAAQWDSYAKDDGAGDTPVVESPSIASDWPEEAKSAEDDWSEVARMEDEAGQSAHQSWFQKLFRRQARRSRPVSAAPQKSSIGLPTACAAMGALIVALVVWRADMVRLLPQTAGFYKMVGFNVNLRGLAFRDVKVTSESVDGKQVLVIEGAIVGETRKAVDIPRLRFSVRDAQGAEIYAWNAVLEQTVLHPGERALFKSRLASPPPEGRNIDIRFFNRRDLAGGSA
- the ftsE gene encoding cell division ATP-binding protein FtsE: MVRFENVGLRYGLGPEILRDLSFQIPAHSFQFLTGPSGAGKTSLLRLLFLSHRPTRGLVNLFGHDVSLLGKDEIADLRKRIGIVLQDFRLLDHMTTYENVALPFRVMGRSESSYRKEVIDLLKWVGLGERMDALPPILSGGEKQRAAIARAVISRPQLLLADEPTGSVDPTLGRRLLRLFIELNKSGTAVIIATHDIALMDQYEARRFVLHQGRLHVYE